The proteins below come from a single Methanothrix thermoacetophila PT genomic window:
- a CDS encoding NusA-like transcription termination signal-binding factor, which produces MSEFKLTTEGIRYIALFESLTGGMARDCIVDEENDRIIFVIQKGDMGAAIGRKGSNINRVKKSIGKQIEIVEYSDDVKEFLQNLFQPADVKNIMVVNKNNKRLAYVEVANKDKGIAIGRDGRNILKAKMLAQRHHGVDDIIIQ; this is translated from the coding sequence ATGAGTGAGTTCAAGCTCACAACAGAGGGAATAAGATACATAGCGCTCTTTGAGAGCCTCACGGGCGGCATGGCAAGGGACTGCATAGTCGACGAGGAGAACGACAGGATAATCTTCGTCATACAGAAGGGAGACATGGGGGCCGCGATCGGAAGGAAGGGGAGCAACATAAACCGCGTCAAGAAGTCCATTGGAAAACAGATAGAGATAGTCGAGTACAGCGACGATGTCAAGGAGTTCCTGCAGAACCTCTTCCAGCCGGCTGATGTCAAGAACATCATGGTGGTCAACAAGAATAACAAGCGATTGGCTTATGTAGAGGTAGCCAACAAGGACAAGGGTATTGCCATTGGGCGTGACGGCCGAAACATACTTAAAGCCAAGATGCTGGCACAGAGGCATCATGGCGTTGATGATATAATCATACAGTGA
- the rpoA2 gene encoding DNA-directed RNA polymerase subunit A'', producing the protein MKLPESWLKRIDELDLPISLKDAIKSGLEEAERVTEEQFETIIKEVVEDYEHARVEPCEAVGVVAAQSIGEPGTQMTMRTFHYAGVAEINVTLGLPRLIEIVDARKIPSTPTMTIRLLPEYASDRDMAREVAWAIEATSILHLGSIATDLAEMNVVIELNEDAMAQRKITAEDVAEKLRDATGLTVDQKGNTIIMAPEEPSYRELLQLVERIKKVTLKGVDGIKRVVIRKEGDEYVLYTEGSSLKEVLEFEGVDPTRTKTNNINEICEVLGIEAARNAIINEATETLREQGLQVDVRHIMLVADIMTCDGDVKQIGRHGVSGEKASVLARAAFEVTVNHILDAAIRGDVDDLRGVTENVIVGQPIRLGTGDVQLVAKRIDEVVR; encoded by the coding sequence ATGAAGCTTCCAGAGTCATGGCTTAAAAGGATAGACGAGCTCGATCTGCCGATCAGCCTCAAGGACGCTATCAAAAGCGGCCTGGAAGAGGCGGAGAGGGTGACTGAGGAGCAGTTCGAGACGATAATAAAGGAGGTCGTCGAGGACTATGAACATGCGAGGGTCGAGCCGTGCGAGGCAGTGGGCGTCGTCGCAGCCCAGTCCATCGGCGAGCCGGGCACGCAGATGACGATGCGTACTTTCCACTACGCTGGCGTCGCGGAGATCAACGTCACCCTCGGTCTTCCGAGGCTGATAGAGATCGTCGATGCACGCAAGATCCCGTCGACGCCAACGATGACCATACGGCTGCTGCCTGAGTACGCCTCGGATCGCGACATGGCGAGGGAGGTCGCATGGGCAATCGAGGCCACCTCTATCCTGCATCTGGGCTCGATAGCCACAGATCTCGCGGAGATGAATGTGGTCATAGAGCTCAATGAGGATGCGATGGCACAGCGGAAGATCACAGCTGAGGATGTGGCCGAGAAGCTGAGAGATGCCACAGGTCTGACTGTGGATCAAAAGGGGAACACCATCATAATGGCGCCCGAGGAGCCGTCTTACAGGGAGCTCTTGCAGCTGGTCGAGCGAATAAAGAAGGTCACGCTGAAGGGCGTTGATGGTATAAAGCGTGTGGTCATCCGGAAGGAGGGGGATGAGTATGTCCTCTACACTGAGGGCTCATCCCTCAAGGAGGTCCTGGAGTTCGAGGGCGTCGATCCAACCAGGACCAAGACGAACAACATTAACGAGATATGCGAGGTCCTCGGAATAGAGGCAGCTCGCAATGCAATAATCAACGAGGCTACCGAGACCCTCCGCGAGCAGGGCCTCCAGGTCGATGTCAGGCACATCATGCTTGTCGCCGATATCATGACCTGTGACGGCGATGTGAAGCAGATCGGCAGACATGGCGTATCAGGAGAGAAAGCGAGCGTCCTCGCTCGCGCTGCCTTTGAGGTCACTGTGAACCACATACTTGATGCCGCGATCCGTGGCGATGTGGACGACCTCAGAGGCGTCACCGAGAACGTCATAGTCGGCCAGCCGATCCGGCTTGGAACCGGAGACGTCCAGCTGGTAGCAAAAAGAATTGATGAGGTAGTTCGATGA
- a CDS encoding 50S ribosomal protein L30e, with translation MINIDRALRSSIRTGKVVLGSNSSLEHGLRGDAKLIIYASDCPEHVRQKLRSLEVPVYAYQSSGRDLGAACGKPFPVAALAVIEPGDSEIMALLREIRGVANE, from the coding sequence ATGATAAATATCGATAGAGCGCTCAGGAGTTCCATAAGAACCGGTAAAGTTGTGCTTGGCTCCAACAGCTCTCTGGAGCACGGTCTCCGGGGAGACGCAAAGCTCATAATATACGCTTCGGACTGCCCGGAGCACGTGCGCCAGAAGCTTCGCAGCCTTGAGGTTCCGGTGTATGCATACCAGAGCTCCGGAAGGGATCTGGGCGCAGCATGTGGAAAGCCATTTCCGGTAGCCGCCCTGGCTGTTATCGAGCCCGGGGACTCTGAGATCATGGCGCTGCTGCGGGAGATCCGGGGTGTTGCGAATGAGTGA